TGGTTAAAATAATCTTACAAATTTTTAAAGAGATTATTAGAAAAAGGAGATGGATATGAAATTTGGGAAAAGGCACTATCGTCCCCAGGTGGATCAGATGGATTGTGGCGTGGCTTCCTTGGCTATGGTCTTTGGCTACTACGGTAGTTATTACTCCTTGGCTCATCTACGAGAGTTAGCCAAGACGACCATGGATGGGACGACCGCTTTGGGACTTGTAAAGGTAGCAGAGGAGATTGGGTTTGAGACGCGGGCTATCAAGGCGGATATGACGCTCTTTGATTTGCCAGATTTGACCTTTCCTTTTGTGGCTCATGTGCTCAAGGAAGGGAAGTTGCTCCACTACTATGTGGTGATAGGTCAGGATAAAAAGCACATTCATATCGCTGATCCAGATCCTGGTATCAAGCTGACCAAGATTTCCCGTGAGCGATTTGCGCAAGAGTGGACAGGGGTTAGTATTTTTATGGCACCATCACCGGACTACAAACCTCATAAGGAGAAAAAACAGGGGCTCCTATCCTTCTTGCCAATCTTACTCAAACAGCGTGGCTTGATTACCAATATCGTCCTAGCGACACTCTTGGTGACCTTTATCAATATCGTGGGTTCCTACTATCTTCAGTCCATCATTGATAGTTACGTACCAGACCAGATGCGTTCGACGCTGGGTATCATCTCAATAGGACTAGTCATCGTCTATATTCTCCAGCAGATTTTGTCCTATGCGCAGGAATACCTTTTACTTGTTCTGGGACAACGGTTGTCCATCGATGTGATTTTGTCCTACATCAAGCATGTTTTTCACCTGCCGATGTCCTTTTTTGCGACACGGAGGACAGGAGAAATCGTGTCTCGTTTTACAGATGCCAACAGTATTATCGATGCGCTGGCGTCGACCATTCTGTCGATTTTCCTAGATGTGTCAACGATTTTGATTATCTCGCTTGTCTTGTTTTCACAAAATATGACACTCTTTTTCATTAGTCTGCTTGCGCTTCCCATCTATACAGTGATTATCTTTGCTTTTATGAAGCCTTTTGAAAAGATGAATCGGGATACCATGGAAGCCAATGCAGTTCTGTCTTCCTCTATCATCGAGGACATCAACGGTATTGAGACTATCAAGTCTTTGACCAGTGAGAGTTCGCGCTATCAAAAGATTGATAAGGAATTTGTGGCTTATCTGAAAAAATCTTTTACCTATAGTCGGGCAGAAAGCCAGCAAAAGGCTCTGAAAAAAGTTGCCCAGCTCCTGCTCAATGTTGCCGTTCTCTGGCTGGGAGCAGTTCTTGTCATGGATGGGAAAATGAGTTTGGGCCAGCTGATTACCTATAATACCTTGCTTGTTTACTTTACCAATCCTTTGGAAAATATCATCAACCTGCAAACCAAACTTCAGACAGCGCAGGTCGCCAATAACCGTCTAAACGAAGTGTATCTAGTAGCTTCGGAGTTTGAGG
This genomic stretch from Streptococcus sp. 1643 harbors:
- the comA gene encoding peptide cleavage/export ABC transporter ComA is translated as MKFGKRHYRPQVDQMDCGVASLAMVFGYYGSYYSLAHLRELAKTTMDGTTALGLVKVAEEIGFETRAIKADMTLFDLPDLTFPFVAHVLKEGKLLHYYVVIGQDKKHIHIADPDPGIKLTKISRERFAQEWTGVSIFMAPSPDYKPHKEKKQGLLSFLPILLKQRGLITNIVLATLLVTFINIVGSYYLQSIIDSYVPDQMRSTLGIISIGLVIVYILQQILSYAQEYLLLVLGQRLSIDVILSYIKHVFHLPMSFFATRRTGEIVSRFTDANSIIDALASTILSIFLDVSTILIISLVLFSQNMTLFFISLLALPIYTVIIFAFMKPFEKMNRDTMEANAVLSSSIIEDINGIETIKSLTSESSRYQKIDKEFVAYLKKSFTYSRAESQQKALKKVAQLLLNVAVLWLGAVLVMDGKMSLGQLITYNTLLVYFTNPLENIINLQTKLQTAQVANNRLNEVYLVASEFEEKKTVEDLSMMKGEMTFKQVHYKYGYGRDVLSDINLTIPQGSKMAFVGISGSGKTTLAKMMVNFYDPSQGEISLGGVNLNQIDKKALRQYINYLPQQPYVFNGTILENLLLGAKEGTTQEDILRAVELAEIREDIERMPLNYQTELTSDGAGISGGQRQRIALARALLTDAPVLILDEATSSLDILTEKRIVDNLMALDKTLIFIAHRLTIAERTEKVVVLNQGRIVEEGTHADLLAQNGFYAHLVNS